The genomic segment CGCCGCCACCGCCGGCACCAGCCCGGCGCCGAACGCGGCCACGTCGAAGACCGCACCGCCGGTGTAGTCCACGCCCAGCCCGCCGCCGACGTTGACGTACTCCAACGCGACCCCGAGCCGGTCCGACACCGCCACCGACCAGCGGACCGCCTCGGCCACGAACCCGGCGTGCGCCACCGCGTCCAGGTTGTTCGACACCGCGTGCAGATGGAAGCCGACCAGCCGCACCCCCGGCGACCCCCGTGCCAGCCGCACCACCGCCGGCAACTGCTCCTCGTCCACCCCGAACGGGGTGGCCTCGCCGGCCATGGTGTGCGAGCCGGCCAACCGCCGCCCGGCCCGGTTCACCCGCACCGCCACCGGCACCCGCGCCCCCGCCGCCCGCGCGACCAGGTCGAGGCGGCGCAGTTCGTGACCGCTCTCCACGTGCACCAGCGCCCCGGCCGCCACCGCGGCCCGCAACTCCGCGTCGGTCTTGGCCGGCCCACCGAACACCACCGTGCCCGCCCCGGCCGACACCGCCAGCGCCAACTCGCCGCCGGAGGCCACCTCCAACCCGTCGAGGACCGCCGCCAGGGCGCCCACCACCGCCGGGTGCCCGTTCGCCTTCACCGCGTACAGCAGCGAACACCCCGGCGGCACCGCGGCCCGCAGCCGGGCGGCCCGCTCCCGCAGCGTGTCCCGGTCGTACACGTACGCGCACACCGGCCGGTCGGCGGCCCGCAGCGCCCCGACCACCGCCGCCGGCAACCCACCGCCGGCCAGCTCACCGGTCACGGGAAGCACCGTGCAGCGGGTTGCGCACCGCGACGTACACGTCACCGGAGCCGGCCAGCCGCATCCGCACCAGCGCCTTGTGCGGCACCCGCCGCGCCGTCAACGCGGCATGATCGGCTTCGGCGGCCGCCGCGATCCGCCGGTTCCGGTCGCTCCGCAACGGCTCGTACGTCTCGTCGACCACCTGCCGCACCGACCGCCACGCCGCCGCCTCGTCCAACCCGTGCGAACCGGTCAACCGCAGCACCAGCTCACCCAGATGCGCCTGCAACGCCGAATAGCCCACCTTCGCCCGCACCGCGGTCAGGTCCGCGGTCGCCGTCACCGAACCCGGCCACAACGGCGGCGCCAACCCGGCCGCCGCCAACCGGGGCAGATGCAGCCGCAGACCGGCGAAATCCCGCCACACCATCCGGTGCGGCACCCCGGCCACGAACGTCGGCAGGCAGTTCTGCAGATGCGCCTCCAACGCCACCCCGTACCGGGTCGTCAACCGCAGCAGCGGCGGCAGCAACAGCCGGGCGTACTCGGTCACGAACCCCAGCGCGGCGTCCGCCGCCGCGACCACCCCACGGGTGGCCGCGTACCGGTCCACCAGGCCGGCCACCACCGGGCCGGCCACCGACCCGGCCGGCAAAGCCGCCTCCGCCGGCAGCGCCGCCTCCGCCGGCAGCGCCGCCCCCGACAACACCGTCTCCCCGGCGGCCAGCCGACCGTCGAGCCCGGACCGCAGGATCGCCGACACGTCCCGCCCCGACCCGGCCGCGACCGCCGAACCCGCCGTCTCGGCCAACAGCAGCAACCGCCCGGCCGCCGGGTCGTCGGCCAGCAGCCGACCCAGCAGACCGGAGATCACCGGCCCGTTGCGGGTGCTGGCCACCGAGATGGTCCGCCGGGTCGAGGTGACCTGAATGTCCAACGACACCTTCAGGTACCGGTGCCGCCCATCCGACCCGGCCGGCAGCAGCAGCGTCCGCAACGCGGCCGTCGGCCACGCCGGCAACTCACCGTCGAGCCGCCGCAGCCGCGGATACCGGCGCAGCACCCCCGCCAACTGCCAGCCGTGCACCGGCTGACACACGTGACCCGGCGGCGCCGCCGGAACCTGCGGATACGCCCCCGCCAACGCCGCGGCCACGTCGTCGCCGACGAACTCCTCCCGAGGTACGGCGACGAACCCCACCCAGGTCCGCTCCGCCTCCAGGTCGTGGGCCAACACGTCGGCCACCCCCCACCCCAGCCGGGTCCGGCCGCACGGGTGCAGATTGTGCCCGTGCACCGCCAACCGCTCCGCGCCCAGCGCCGCCAGATCCGCCCCGACCCCCGCCGCCGCCGGATACCCGCCGGGCGAGTGCCGGGCCAACGCCACCGCCAGCTTCACCACCGCATCGGCCAACTCCACCGCCAACGCCCGCCCCGCCCCGCCCGGCACCGCCGCCGACAACAGCTCCACCGGATCCACCGGCCCGCCGCCGCCGGCCGGCCTGCCGGCGCCCCCACCGGCCGGCACGTCGATCCGGTCGAACCCGTGCCGCCGCCCCGCCGGCGCCGGCCGCGACCGCGCCCCCGCCACGTCCTCCCGCCACAGAGCCGCGGCCAACCGGGCAGCCACACTGCCCGCCGCCGCCGGCAACGCCGCCCGGAACCCGTCGACCAGCTCCGGGGCCAGCACCGCCAGCTCCCGCTCCACCAGCGCCGCCGCCTCCCGCACCGGCACCACCCCGCCCGGACCCCCCGACACCGGCCGCCGGCCACCATCGGCCGCCACCACCGCCCGCCCGCTCACCGACCCGCCAGCCCGGCGAGCGGGCCGGGCACCCGCGCCCACCGCACGTCGAGCGGATCGGTGGCCAACCGCATCGCCGTGGTCGCCTTCACCGGCCAGGTCGCGCCGAACAACGCCGCCCGATCCCCGGCCGCCGCCGGCACCCCCCGCGCCACCTCAGCCACCGCCCGCCACAACGACCCCGGCGCCACCCCGAAGGTCCGACTCAGCACCGCCACCTGCTCACCCAACGCCACCCCCAGCGCCCCCAACAGGGTGTCGCGCAGCACCTGCGGATCATCGGCGGCCAGGTCACCGTGCAGCGGCGGCGGCGCCAACCCGTACCGGGCCAACCCGGCCGGACTGACCCGGATCCCACCCACGTCCCGGTACCACAACCGGACCGGCCGACCGGCCCGCAACACCACAAGCAGGTTCTGACCGTGCGCCTCCAACGCCACCCCCCACCGCAGCAGCGCCAACGGGCCCGGCAACACCACCCGCGCCAGCGCCGCCAGCCACCGCACCGGATCACCGGCGCAACCGACGTCGACCGCCGCCGCGGACACCGGCCGACCATCCACCCCCGCCGCCGCCAGCACCGCCAACGGCAACACCACCTCACCCGCCCCGACCGGCGGCACCCGCCGCTGCACCACCGCCAGACTCCGCCACGGCCGACCGTCCACCAGCACCGCCCCGGCGGCCGGCTCCACCAACACCGTCAACCCCGACCCGGCCCGCGCCGCCAACCCCGCCAGGAACGCCGTCACCGGCGGCCCGTTACGCACCGCCGCCTCCGACACCGTCCGCACCGCACTCGTCATCTGCACGTCCACCGCCGTCTTCAGCTGCCGGCCAGGCTCACCCACCACCGACACCGTCCGCAGCGACATCAACGGCCGCACCGGCAACCGCCGGCCGGTGTCCCGCAACCAGCCGAGACCCTCCACCAGCCGCTCGTACTGCCACGGGTGCACCGGCAGCACCGGCGCCAGACCCGCACCCGTGCTGAACCAACGGCCAGCCGGCACCGCCACCAACCGCAACGCCACCCGCGGCCGATGCTCCGGCGCGTACGCCAACACCTGCCCGGTCGACATCCCGGCCCGGGTCCGGCACCCCGGATGCAGCGGATGCCCGTCGACCACCATCGACTCCCAGCCAGCCG from the Solwaraspora sp. WMMD1047 genome contains:
- a CDS encoding IucA/IucC family protein yields the protein MSDSPVRRSVPSVAVVLPGPVEVGDDLARCRPELSAGYAAELPAARAAVLARLWGALSREPIAGVAGREERGGRLTVVLSDGRRLSGPVSAAAPFAVAAAGLVVRVRHPDGSGGAYADPAELLAGCGLPGRGGGFAAEVANSVANLALARAARPAPVAGGGAGGGLVEPPAGWESMVVDGHPLHPGCRTRAGMSTGQVLAYAPEHRPRVALRLVAVPAGRWFSTGAGLAPVLPVHPWQYERLVEGLGWLRDTGRRLPVRPLMSLRTVSVVGEPGRQLKTAVDVQMTSAVRTVSEAAVRNGPPVTAFLAGLAARAGSGLTVLVEPAAGAVLVDGRPWRSLAVVQRRVPPVGAGEVVLPLAVLAAAGVDGRPVSAAAVDVGCAGDPVRWLAALARVVLPGPLALLRWGVALEAHGQNLLVVLRAGRPVRLWYRDVGGIRVSPAGLARYGLAPPPLHGDLAADDPQVLRDTLLGALGVALGEQVAVLSRTFGVAPGSLWRAVAEVARGVPAAAGDRAALFGATWPVKATTAMRLATDPLDVRWARVPGPLAGLAGR
- a CDS encoding alanine racemase, with translation MTGELAGGGLPAAVVGALRAADRPVCAYVYDRDTLRERAARLRAAVPPGCSLLYAVKANGHPAVVGALAAVLDGLEVASGGELALAVSAGAGTVVFGGPAKTDAELRAAVAAGALVHVESGHELRRLDLVARAAGARVPVAVRVNRAGRRLAGSHTMAGEATPFGVDEEQLPAVVRLARGSPGVRLVGFHLHAVSNNLDAVAHAGFVAEAVRWSVAVSDRLGVALEYVNVGGGLGVDYTGGAVFDVAAFGAGLVPAVAALPPAARLVVEPGRFLAADAGWYAAEVLDLKRVHGRWFAVLRGGTHHFRLPAAWGYSHPFTVLPVPGWDYPFERPRVVDVDVDVVGELCTPRDVLARGRRVARLRAGDVLVFGRAGAYGWDISHHDFLRHPHPQQLVL
- a CDS encoding IucA/IucC family C-terminal-domain containing protein, whose translation is MSGRAVVAADGGRRPVSGGPGGVVPVREAAALVERELAVLAPELVDGFRAALPAAAGSVAARLAAALWREDVAGARSRPAPAGRRHGFDRIDVPAGGGAGRPAGGGGPVDPVELLSAAVPGGAGRALAVELADAVVKLAVALARHSPGGYPAAAGVGADLAALGAERLAVHGHNLHPCGRTRLGWGVADVLAHDLEAERTWVGFVAVPREEFVGDDVAAALAGAYPQVPAAPPGHVCQPVHGWQLAGVLRRYPRLRRLDGELPAWPTAALRTLLLPAGSDGRHRYLKVSLDIQVTSTRRTISVASTRNGPVISGLLGRLLADDPAAGRLLLLAETAGSAVAAGSGRDVSAILRSGLDGRLAAGETVLSGAALPAEAALPAEAALPAGSVAGPVVAGLVDRYAATRGVVAAADAALGFVTEYARLLLPPLLRLTTRYGVALEAHLQNCLPTFVAGVPHRMVWRDFAGLRLHLPRLAAAGLAPPLWPGSVTATADLTAVRAKVGYSALQAHLGELVLRLTGSHGLDEAAAWRSVRQVVDETYEPLRSDRNRRIAAAAEADHAALTARRVPHKALVRMRLAGSGDVYVAVRNPLHGASRDR